From a single Sinorhizobium sp. RAC02 genomic region:
- a CDS encoding sulfite oxidase-like oxidoreductase yields MRDDDSKLTRTKRQWADQGKFLTGRMSRPETDRLPPGQHLVKNWPVLDLGQQPVIRPENWRLDVKGGAENPMSFGWADFLALPQSQKLSDIHCVTTWSRYDNRWEGVATRDLLDLVIPRPQANFVMLTSYDGYTTNLPLADFAVEDAILATHWEGQPLTAEHGGPMRLVVPHLYFWKSAKWLTRIDFLPGDQAGFWERNGYHMRGDPWMEERYADD; encoded by the coding sequence ATGCGCGACGACGACAGCAAGCTTACCCGCACGAAACGCCAATGGGCGGACCAGGGAAAATTCCTGACGGGCCGCATGTCGAGGCCGGAGACCGACCGCCTGCCGCCCGGCCAGCACCTCGTCAAGAACTGGCCGGTGCTCGATCTCGGCCAGCAGCCGGTGATCCGTCCGGAAAACTGGCGGCTCGACGTGAAGGGCGGTGCGGAAAACCCGATGTCCTTCGGCTGGGCGGATTTTCTTGCGCTGCCGCAAAGCCAAAAGCTGTCCGATATTCATTGCGTAACGACCTGGTCGCGCTACGACAACCGCTGGGAGGGCGTTGCCACCCGCGATCTGCTCGATCTCGTCATACCGCGGCCGCAAGCGAATTTCGTGATGCTGACGAGCTATGACGGCTATACGACGAACCTGCCGCTCGCCGATTTCGCCGTCGAGGACGCCATTCTCGCCACCCATTGGGAAGGCCAGCCGCTGACCGCCGAGCATGGCGGCCCGATGCGCCTCGTCGTGCCGCATCTGTATTTCTGGAAGAGCGCCAAGTGGCTGACACGCATCGATTTCCTACCCGGCGACCAGGCCGGCTTCTGGGAGCGCAACGGCTATCACATGCGCGGCGATCCCTGGATGGAAGAGCGTTACGCCGACGACTGA
- a CDS encoding NAD(P)H-dependent oxidoreductase produces the protein MRILLVLAHPLEESFAASVAETVRQKLTANGHTVDLLDLYSEGFDPRLTPDERARYFEPAYDPSSAEPFISRLKQADGLVLVFPQWWFNFPAILKGFFDRVFAPGVAFENDPAGGRIQPRLGNIHLFWAFTTTGSPWWVVNLYMGNPVKRLLKRGIAAFCAKGLDFRLTNLYDMDRVSAEKRKAHIARVEKLVDRI, from the coding sequence ATGCGCATCCTGCTCGTGCTCGCCCATCCGCTGGAGGAAAGTTTTGCCGCAAGCGTCGCCGAGACGGTGCGGCAGAAGCTGACGGCGAACGGCCATACGGTCGACCTGCTCGATCTCTACAGCGAAGGGTTTGACCCGCGACTGACGCCAGACGAAAGGGCGCGTTATTTTGAGCCGGCTTACGATCCGTCTTCCGCCGAACCCTTCATCTCCCGGCTGAAGCAGGCGGATGGGCTGGTGCTGGTCTTTCCGCAATGGTGGTTCAATTTTCCGGCCATCCTGAAAGGTTTCTTCGACCGGGTCTTTGCACCCGGCGTCGCCTTCGAGAACGACCCGGCCGGTGGGCGCATCCAGCCGCGGCTCGGCAATATCCACCTGTTCTGGGCGTTTACGACAACCGGTTCGCCCTGGTGGGTGGTCAATCTCTATATGGGAAACCCGGTGAAGCGGCTTTTGAAGCGCGGCATCGCCGCCTTCTGCGCCAAGGGGCTCGATTTCAGGCTCACCAATCTCTACGACATGGACCGGGTGAGCGCGGAAAAGCGCAAGGCGCACATTGCGCGGGTCGAAAAGCTGGTCGACCGGATCTGA
- a CDS encoding IclR family transcriptional regulator, whose translation MRETDFIGGFAKGLKVIEAFDEAKPRLTISDVSKETGLDRATARRCLLTLAELGYAAYDGKFFQLTPKILRLGHAYLSATPLPRLVQPYLDQLSDKVGQSASASVLDGTEIVYVARAAQKRVMSINLMPGSRLPAYCASMGRVLLAALPEAEARAILEASDRRANTPFTKTDPDVLMEEFARVRRQGFAVIDQELEIGLCSIALPLENARGRVVAALNIGAPAAHAAAGEMVERYLPAMREVQAALRQVLA comes from the coding sequence ATGCGGGAAACGGATTTCATCGGCGGGTTTGCCAAGGGCCTGAAGGTCATCGAAGCCTTCGACGAGGCAAAGCCGCGGCTCACCATCAGCGATGTGTCGAAGGAAACCGGTCTCGACCGGGCGACGGCGCGGCGCTGCCTGCTGACGCTCGCCGAACTTGGCTATGCGGCCTATGACGGGAAGTTCTTCCAGCTGACGCCCAAAATCCTGCGGCTCGGCCATGCCTATCTGTCGGCAACACCGCTGCCGCGGCTGGTGCAGCCCTATCTCGACCAGCTTTCGGACAAGGTCGGGCAAAGCGCCTCCGCCTCCGTGCTCGACGGGACGGAAATCGTCTATGTGGCACGCGCCGCACAGAAGCGGGTTATGTCGATCAACCTCATGCCCGGCTCGCGCCTGCCGGCCTATTGCGCCTCGATGGGCCGGGTGCTGCTTGCCGCCCTTCCCGAAGCGGAGGCGCGCGCCATTCTGGAGGCCTCGGACCGCAGGGCGAACACCCCCTTCACCAAGACCGATCCCGATGTGCTGATGGAAGAGTTCGCCCGCGTGCGCCGGCAGGGTTTTGCGGTGATCGACCAGGAGCTGGAAATCGGCCTCTGCTCCATCGCGCTGCCGCTGGAAAATGCCCGCGGCCGGGTGGTGGCGGCGCTCAATATCGGCGCACCGGCGGCCCATGCGGCGGCAGGCGAGATGGTCGAGCGCTACCTGCCGGCGATGCGCGAGGTGCAGGCGGCACTCCGGCAGGTGCTGGCTTGA
- a CDS encoding CoA transferase subunit B, with translation MSPVTSEIDTREDIKLSNAQIAWRAAQDIEDGAYVNLGIGFPEMVARYQPEGREAIFHTENGILDFGEAPPAGEEDWDLINAGKKAVTLKPGSAFFHHADSFAMVRGGHLDVAILGAYQVAENGDLANWRVGSKGVPAVGGAMDLVHGAKQVVVITEHVTKNGEPKLVEACTFPLTGVGCITRIYTSHAVIDVSGGRFVLREKLAGMTIEELQAMTGAKLHVDGPVADLVVPEL, from the coding sequence ATGAGCCCCGTTACGAGCGAAATCGATACACGCGAAGACATAAAACTCTCCAACGCGCAGATCGCCTGGCGCGCGGCGCAGGACATCGAGGACGGCGCCTATGTCAATCTCGGCATCGGCTTTCCCGAAATGGTCGCCCGCTACCAGCCGGAAGGCCGCGAAGCGATCTTCCATACGGAAAACGGCATTCTGGATTTCGGCGAGGCGCCGCCGGCTGGCGAGGAGGACTGGGACCTGATCAATGCCGGCAAGAAGGCCGTGACGCTGAAGCCCGGCTCCGCCTTCTTCCACCATGCCGACAGTTTTGCCATGGTGCGCGGCGGCCATCTCGACGTCGCCATTCTCGGCGCCTACCAGGTGGCGGAGAACGGTGACCTCGCCAACTGGCGCGTCGGCTCCAAGGGTGTGCCGGCAGTGGGTGGGGCGATGGACCTCGTGCACGGCGCCAAGCAGGTCGTCGTGATCACCGAGCATGTCACCAAGAACGGCGAGCCGAAGCTCGTCGAAGCCTGCACCTTCCCGCTCACCGGTGTCGGCTGCATCACCCGCATCTATACCAGCCATGCGGTGATCGACGTATCCGGTGGCCGCTTCGTGCTGCGTGAAAAACTGGCCGGCATGACGATCGAGGAATTGCAGGCTATGACAGGCGCGAAACTTCATGTCGACGGCCCCGTTGCCGATCTCGTCGTGCCGGAACTCTAG
- a CDS encoding aminopeptidase → MTTPANSAPAVDATKLDKLAEVAVRIGLQLQRGQDLVMTAPIAALPLARLITKHAYMAGAGLVSTFYADEEATLARYHHAPDESFDRASDWLYEGMAKAYANGAARLAIAGDNPMLLSAEDPAKVARANKANSTAYKPALEKIANFDINWNIISYPNPSWAKQVFPNDPEDVAVEKLANAIFAASRVDVADPVAAWKEHNAALAKRSAWLNGERFAALHFKGPGTDLTVGLADGHEWHGGASTAKNGITCNPNIPTEEVFTTPHALRVEGHVSSTKPLSHQGTLIDDIQVRFEGGRIVEAKASKGEAVLNKVLDTDEGARRLGEVALVPHSSPISASGILFYNTLFDENASCHIALGQCYSKCFLDGASLTPEQIRAQGGNESLIHIDWMIGSDKVDIDGIRNDGSRTPVMRAGEWA, encoded by the coding sequence ATGACCACTCCCGCCAATTCCGCCCCTGCCGTCGATGCGACAAAGCTCGACAAGCTCGCCGAAGTCGCCGTGCGCATCGGCCTGCAGCTGCAGAGGGGGCAGGACCTCGTGATGACGGCGCCCATTGCCGCACTGCCGCTCGCCCGCCTGATCACCAAACACGCCTATATGGCCGGCGCCGGCCTCGTCAGCACCTTCTATGCCGACGAAGAGGCAACGCTTGCCCGTTACCACCACGCGCCGGACGAAAGTTTCGATCGCGCAAGCGACTGGCTCTACGAAGGCATGGCCAAGGCCTATGCCAATGGCGCGGCACGTCTCGCCATTGCCGGCGACAACCCGATGTTGCTGTCGGCCGAAGACCCCGCCAAAGTCGCCCGCGCCAACAAGGCCAATTCCACCGCCTACAAGCCGGCGCTGGAAAAGATCGCCAATTTTGACATCAACTGGAACATCATCTCCTATCCGAACCCGTCCTGGGCCAAGCAGGTGTTTCCGAACGACCCGGAAGACGTAGCGGTCGAAAAGCTCGCCAACGCCATCTTCGCCGCTTCGCGCGTCGATGTTGCCGATCCGGTCGCCGCCTGGAAAGAACACAATGCGGCTCTTGCCAAGCGTTCCGCGTGGCTCAATGGCGAACGCTTTGCAGCCCTTCACTTCAAGGGACCGGGCACGGACCTGACGGTAGGCCTCGCCGACGGCCACGAATGGCACGGCGGTGCATCCACCGCCAAGAACGGCATCACCTGCAATCCGAACATCCCGACGGAGGAAGTCTTCACCACGCCGCACGCGCTGCGCGTCGAAGGCCACGTCTCGTCGACCAAGCCGCTCTCCCACCAGGGCACGCTGATCGACGATATCCAGGTGCGCTTTGAGGGTGGCCGCATCGTCGAGGCGAAAGCTTCGAAGGGCGAAGCGGTGCTGAACAAGGTGCTGGACACGGACGAGGGCGCGCGCCGGCTCGGCGAAGTGGCGCTGGTGCCGCATTCCTCGCCGATTTCGGCGAGCGGCATCCTGTTCTACAACACGCTGTTCGATGAGAACGCCTCCTGCCACATCGCGCTCGGCCAGTGCTATTCCAAGTGCTTCCTCGATGGCGCGAGCCTGACGCCGGAGCAGATCCGCGCCCAGGGCGGCAATGAAAGCCTCATCCATATCGACTGGATGATCGGCTCCGACAAGGTCGATATCGACGGCATCCGCAATGACGGAAGCCGCACGCCCGTCATGCGCGCCGGCGAGTGGGCATGA
- the ybaK gene encoding Cys-tRNA(Pro) deacylase, with the protein MSKTTRATQALAKAGISFTVHTYVYDPTAERVGMQAAEALGEDPSRVLKTLMAEVDGKPVCVIVPSDCEVSMKKLASAFKGKSASMMKPADAERLTGYVVGGISPFGQKKQVPTAIEEAALVHAAVYINGGQRGLQVRLAPSDVLVALKAISAPVIA; encoded by the coding sequence ATGTCTAAGACCACCCGCGCCACCCAGGCCCTTGCCAAGGCCGGTATTTCCTTCACCGTCCATACCTACGTCTACGACCCGACCGCCGAGCGCGTCGGCATGCAGGCGGCCGAGGCGCTGGGGGAAGACCCGTCGCGCGTGCTGAAGACACTGATGGCGGAGGTGGATGGCAAGCCGGTCTGTGTCATCGTCCCGTCAGACTGCGAGGTCAGCATGAAAAAGCTGGCAAGCGCCTTCAAGGGCAAGTCGGCGAGCATGATGAAGCCGGCAGATGCCGAGCGGCTGACGGGTTATGTCGTCGGCGGCATCAGCCCGTTCGGCCAGAAGAAGCAGGTCCCCACGGCAATCGAGGAGGCAGCGCTGGTACACGCGGCGGTTTACATCAATGGCGGGCAGCGTGGACTTCAGGTCCGGCTGGCGCCGAGCGACGTGCTTGTCGCGCTGAAAGCGATTTCGGCGCCGGTCATCGCCTGA
- the pcaF gene encoding 3-oxoadipyl-CoA thiolase, giving the protein MSDAYICDYIRTPIGRFGGSLSAVRADDLGAIPLKALMAKNTGIDWEAVDDVIFGCANQAGEDNRNVARMSSLLAGLPVSVSGTTINRLCGSGMDAVIAAARAIKAGEAELIVAGGVESMSRAPFVLPKADSAFSRNAEIYDTTIGWRFINPLMKKQYGVDSMPETGENVAEDFKVSRADQDAFAVRSQAKAAEAQANGRLAKEITPVTIPQRKGDPIVVDTDEHPRATTLEALAKLGTPFKKEGGTVTAGNASGVNDGAAALIIASEAAIKKYGLTPIARILGGAMAGVPPRIMGIGPVYATQRLCARLGLKPSDFDVIELNEAFASQGLATLRELGIADDADHVNPNGGAIALGHPLGMSGARITGTAALELQFTGKKRSLSTMCIGVGQGIAVALERA; this is encoded by the coding sequence ATGTCTGACGCCTATATCTGCGACTATATCCGCACGCCCATCGGCCGCTTCGGCGGCTCGCTTTCCGCCGTGCGCGCCGATGATCTCGGCGCCATCCCGCTGAAGGCGCTGATGGCGAAAAACACCGGCATCGACTGGGAAGCCGTCGACGACGTTATCTTCGGCTGCGCCAACCAGGCGGGCGAGGACAACCGCAACGTCGCGCGCATGTCCTCGCTGCTGGCCGGCCTGCCCGTTTCTGTCTCCGGCACCACGATCAACCGGCTCTGCGGTTCCGGCATGGATGCCGTCATCGCCGCCGCCCGCGCCATCAAGGCCGGCGAGGCGGAACTGATCGTCGCCGGCGGCGTCGAAAGCATGAGCCGCGCACCTTTCGTGCTGCCCAAGGCGGACAGCGCCTTTTCACGCAATGCGGAAATCTACGACACGACCATCGGCTGGCGCTTTATCAACCCCCTGATGAAGAAGCAGTACGGCGTCGATTCCATGCCGGAGACCGGCGAGAATGTCGCCGAGGACTTCAAGGTGTCGCGCGCGGACCAGGACGCCTTCGCCGTGCGCTCGCAGGCGAAAGCCGCTGAGGCGCAGGCAAACGGCCGCCTGGCCAAGGAAATCACGCCCGTCACCATCCCGCAGAGGAAGGGCGATCCCATTGTCGTCGACACGGATGAGCATCCGCGCGCAACCACGCTGGAAGCGCTCGCAAAGCTCGGCACACCGTTCAAGAAAGAGGGCGGCACCGTGACCGCCGGCAATGCCTCCGGCGTCAATGATGGGGCAGCAGCCCTGATCATCGCCTCGGAAGCGGCCATCAAGAAATACGGCCTGACGCCGATCGCCCGCATTTTGGGCGGCGCCATGGCCGGCGTTCCGCCGCGTATCATGGGCATCGGCCCGGTCTATGCCACGCAGCGCCTCTGCGCACGGCTCGGCCTGAAACCGTCCGACTTCGATGTCATCGAATTGAACGAGGCCTTCGCCTCCCAGGGCCTCGCGACGCTGCGCGAACTCGGCATTGCCGACGATGCCGATCACGTCAACCCGAACGGCGGCGCCATCGCGCTCGGCCATCCGCTCGGCATGTCCGGTGCACGCATTACCGGCACGGCCGCGCTGGAACTGCAGTTCACCGGCAAGAAGCGCTCGCTCTCCACCATGTGCATCGGCGTCGGCCAGGGCATCGCGGTGGCGCTGGAGCGGGCTTGA
- a CDS encoding EamA family transporter yields MMSRATDVLLTAAAPAIWGSTYIVTTELLPAGYPLTVAMLRALPAGLLLLLLVRQLPQGIWWGRTFLLGALNFSFFWAMLFVSAYRLPGGVAATVGAIQPLIVLGLSRAVMGTTVQPLSIVAGLAGIGGVALLVLTPSASLDPIGIAAGLAGAVSMAFGTVLSRHWQPPVPPLTFTAWQLTAGGLLLVPVALFFEPALPMPTAQNLVGFLYLGLIGAALTYIVWFRGLAKLGPAAISPLGFLSPLVAVVLGWAMLGQDLSWLQIAGMVVVLASVWLSQWAQASRPAPVSSRSAPPFAAPRSGR; encoded by the coding sequence ATCATGTCCCGCGCCACCGATGTCCTTCTCACCGCCGCTGCACCCGCCATCTGGGGCAGCACCTATATCGTCACGACCGAGCTGCTGCCGGCCGGTTATCCGCTGACCGTCGCCATGCTGCGCGCACTTCCCGCGGGGCTGCTCCTGCTGCTCCTCGTCCGGCAATTGCCGCAGGGCATCTGGTGGGGTCGGACCTTTCTGCTCGGCGCGCTGAACTTCTCGTTCTTCTGGGCGATGCTGTTCGTCTCGGCCTATCGCCTGCCGGGCGGTGTGGCGGCGACGGTCGGCGCCATCCAGCCGCTGATTGTGCTGGGGCTGTCCCGCGCGGTGATGGGAACGACGGTGCAGCCGCTGTCGATCGTCGCGGGTCTTGCCGGCATAGGAGGCGTCGCCCTCCTCGTGCTGACGCCGTCCGCCAGCCTCGACCCGATCGGCATTGCCGCCGGTCTTGCCGGTGCGGTCTCCATGGCGTTCGGCACGGTGCTCTCGCGCCACTGGCAGCCGCCGGTGCCGCCGCTGACCTTCACCGCCTGGCAGTTGACGGCGGGCGGCCTGCTGCTCGTGCCCGTCGCGCTGTTCTTCGAACCGGCCCTGCCCATGCCGACGGCACAGAACCTCGTCGGCTTCCTCTATCTCGGCCTGATCGGCGCAGCGCTCACCTATATCGTCTGGTTCCGTGGCCTCGCGAAGCTCGGTCCGGCGGCGATCTCGCCGCTCGGTTTCCTCAGCCCGCTCGTTGCCGTCGTGCTCGGCTGGGCGATGCTCGGGCAGGATTTGAGCTGGCTACAGATCGCGGGCATGGTCGTCGTGCTGGCGAGCGTCTGGCTCAGCCAATGGGCGCAGGCATCGCGGCCGGCGCCGGTCAGCTCCCGCTCTGCGCCGCCTTTCGCCGCGCCGCGGTCAGGCCGTTGA
- a CDS encoding MarR family transcriptional regulator produces MDHVDRILAQWNRERPDLDVEPMGLLGRLARLRTHLAREIEKALAGHGLNSASFDVLATLRRSGPPYRLSPGDLIATTMVSSGTMTNRLDQLEKAGLIERSHNPDDRRSVIIALTPKGFALVDEAVTSHVANQHRLLENLSTDERVALDDLLRKFLVDFE; encoded by the coding sequence ATGGATCACGTCGATAGAATTCTCGCCCAATGGAACCGCGAACGGCCCGACCTCGATGTCGAGCCGATGGGCCTGCTCGGCCGCCTGGCGCGGCTTCGCACGCATCTTGCCAGGGAGATCGAAAAGGCGCTCGCCGGTCACGGGTTAAATTCGGCGAGCTTCGACGTGCTGGCGACGCTGCGCCGTTCCGGCCCGCCCTACCGGCTGTCGCCGGGCGATCTCATCGCGACGACAATGGTCAGCTCCGGCACGATGACCAACCGGCTCGATCAACTGGAAAAGGCCGGCCTCATCGAACGCTCGCACAATCCGGACGACCGCCGGAGCGTCATCATCGCGCTGACGCCGAAGGGTTTTGCGCTGGTGGACGAGGCCGTGACATCGCATGTCGCCAACCAGCACCGGCTGCTGGAAAACCTGAGCACGGACGAGCGCGTGGCACTGGATGACCTGCTTCGAAAATTTCTCGTCGACTTCGAATAG
- a CDS encoding 3-oxoacid CoA-transferase subunit A, whose product MDKTIGSLAEAVAGIGDGTTVMIGGFGGSGAPIELIHALIDTGARDLTVVNNNAGNGRIGIAAMIDAGLIRKMICSFPRSSDPRAFTDSYLAGKIELELVPQGTLAERIRAGGAGIPAFYTPTSFGTELAKGKPTAEFDGRMYVQERWLKADVALIKAHVGDTHGNLTYNKAARNFSPLMCMAAAKTIVQVSKLVKPGGIDPEQVVTPGIFVDGVVEVSAPRQEEDLIRAGVVYA is encoded by the coding sequence ATGGACAAGACCATCGGAAGTCTGGCGGAGGCCGTGGCGGGTATCGGTGATGGCACGACGGTGATGATCGGCGGCTTCGGCGGTTCAGGCGCCCCGATCGAGCTGATCCACGCGCTCATCGATACGGGTGCCAGGGACCTCACCGTCGTCAACAACAATGCCGGCAACGGCCGCATCGGCATTGCGGCGATGATCGATGCGGGGCTGATCCGCAAGATGATCTGCTCGTTCCCGCGCTCGAGCGATCCACGCGCCTTCACCGACAGCTATCTCGCCGGCAAGATCGAACTGGAGCTGGTGCCGCAGGGCACGCTTGCCGAGCGCATCCGCGCCGGCGGCGCCGGTATTCCGGCTTTCTACACGCCCACAAGCTTTGGCACGGAGCTGGCGAAGGGCAAGCCCACCGCCGAATTCGACGGCCGCATGTATGTGCAGGAACGCTGGCTCAAGGCGGATGTCGCGCTGATCAAGGCGCATGTCGGCGACACGCACGGCAACCTCACCTACAACAAGGCCGCCCGCAACTTCAGCCCGCTGATGTGCATGGCGGCGGCAAAGACCATCGTGCAGGTCTCGAAACTGGTGAAGCCGGGCGGCATCGACCCGGAACAGGTCGTCACCCCCGGCATCTTCGTCGATGGCGTCGTGGAAGTTTCCGCGCCCAGACAGGAAGAAGATCTCATCCGCGCAGGAGTGGTTTACGCATGA
- a CDS encoding helix-turn-helix domain-containing protein, producing MNRPVPTYDLYGERTGNPSDFWLHCETIPSRSSLHRYEIGLHRHESFFQILYISAGSGDALFGARRLTLRPPAIVSVPPAVNHGFRFSPDIDGYVFTMLASHGRLAGEAARFAAEPRVTALDAADPEGAFLIATLERLAAEWASRRSGRTDLMEAYLVSTLTLTARLWARDNPTEGIGETVRRMERLNGLIQQHFRSQKPANFYAQQLGVSSTHLNRIVKAATGLTAHAYIGRKLVDEAKRELVFTERPAQEIGLRLGFADPAYFSRFFLRETGETPRAWRLAERARLAAQSSA from the coding sequence ATGAACAGGCCCGTTCCGACCTATGATCTCTACGGCGAAAGAACGGGAAATCCGTCGGATTTCTGGTTGCACTGCGAAACGATCCCGTCGCGCAGCAGCCTGCATCGCTACGAAATCGGCCTGCACCGGCACGAGAGTTTTTTCCAGATCCTGTACATTTCCGCCGGATCGGGCGATGCGCTGTTCGGGGCCAGGCGGCTGACATTGCGCCCGCCGGCCATCGTCTCCGTGCCGCCGGCCGTCAACCACGGGTTCCGCTTTTCTCCCGATATCGATGGCTATGTCTTCACCATGCTCGCCTCACACGGGCGGCTTGCCGGCGAGGCGGCGCGTTTTGCGGCGGAACCACGCGTCACCGCGCTCGACGCCGCCGATCCGGAGGGCGCCTTCCTGATCGCGACGCTCGAGCGGCTGGCGGCGGAATGGGCGAGCCGGCGCAGCGGGCGCACGGATCTGATGGAGGCCTATCTCGTTTCGACGCTGACGCTGACGGCGCGGCTGTGGGCCCGCGACAATCCGACCGAAGGCATCGGTGAGACGGTGCGCCGCATGGAACGTCTCAACGGCCTGATCCAGCAGCATTTCCGCAGCCAGAAGCCGGCGAATTTCTACGCCCAGCAGCTTGGCGTGTCGTCGACGCATCTCAACCGCATCGTCAAGGCCGCGACGGGCCTGACGGCGCACGCCTATATCGGCCGGAAACTGGTCGACGAGGCGAAACGCGAGCTCGTCTTCACCGAAAGGCCGGCGCAGGAGATCGGTCTGCGCCTCGGTTTTGCCGACCCGGCGTATTTTTCGCGGTTCTTTCTGCGCGAGACCGGCGAGACACCGCGCGCCTGGCGGCTCGCCGAACGGGCGCGGCTCGCCGCTCAGTCGTCGGCGTAA
- a CDS encoding pyrroline-5-carboxylate reductase dimerization domain-containing protein, protein MTNLGVIGGGGWLAGALLRPALADRVIRPADLVLSSRSGQISGFESWPSVHMTTDNAILVDASDVIFFSVRPEDLDAIELDLRGRFVISVMAGVTVEEIGERYGARRIVRAMPNACAEQRLSFTPWFATDDVRRSETAFAQRFFSASGQAHLITNEQDLDYFTALTGSGAAFPALMADAMIRHAVEAGIDPDTADLAVRQLFLGAATQMARVSDTPADIVELFMEYRGTTAAGLSAMMEANIEHAIFNGLTAARRKAAQSGS, encoded by the coding sequence ATGACCAATCTCGGCGTGATCGGTGGCGGCGGATGGCTGGCCGGGGCGCTGCTCCGGCCGGCACTTGCCGACCGCGTCATCCGGCCCGCCGACCTTGTTCTTTCCTCGCGCTCCGGCCAGATTTCCGGTTTCGAATCCTGGCCGAGCGTGCATATGACGACGGACAATGCGATCCTTGTCGACGCCTCCGACGTCATCTTCTTTTCCGTTCGGCCGGAGGATCTCGACGCCATAGAACTCGATCTTCGCGGGCGCTTCGTCATCTCCGTCATGGCGGGGGTGACGGTCGAGGAAATCGGCGAGCGTTACGGCGCCCGTCGCATCGTGCGGGCAATGCCGAATGCCTGCGCCGAACAGCGCCTCTCGTTCACGCCGTGGTTTGCGACGGACGACGTGCGCCGCTCGGAAACGGCCTTCGCGCAGCGCTTCTTCTCCGCATCCGGCCAGGCGCATCTCATCACTAACGAGCAGGACCTCGACTATTTCACCGCGCTAACCGGCTCGGGCGCCGCCTTCCCGGCACTCATGGCGGATGCGATGATCCGGCACGCCGTCGAGGCCGGCATCGATCCCGATACGGCGGACCTCGCGGTTCGCCAGCTCTTTCTCGGCGCCGCCACGCAGATGGCACGGGTTTCCGACACGCCGGCCGACATCGTGGAGCTCTTCATGGAGTACCGCGGCACCACGGCCGCGGGCCTTTCCGCCATGATGGAAGCCAATATCGAACACGCCATCTTCAACGGCCTGACCGCGGCGCGGCGAAAGGCGGCGCAGAGCGGGAGCTGA